The following are from one region of the Escherichia sp. E4742 genome:
- a CDS encoding TerC family protein, whose product MLFAWVTDPNAWLALGTLTLLEIVLGIDNIIFLSLVVAKLPTAQRGHARRLGLAAAMVMRLALLASIAWVTRLTNPLFTIFSQEISARDLILLLGGLFLIWKASKEIHESIEGEEEGLKTRVSSFLGAIVQIMLLDIIFSLDSVITAVGLSDHLFIMMAAVVIAVGVMMFAARSIGDFVERHPSVKMLALSFLILVGFTLILESFDIHVPKGYIYFAMFFSIAVESLNLIRNKKNPL is encoded by the coding sequence ATGTTATTTGCATGGGTAACCGATCCTAACGCCTGGCTTGCGCTCGGTACGCTGACGCTGCTGGAGATCGTTCTTGGGATCGATAATATTATTTTCCTCTCGCTGGTGGTGGCAAAACTACCTACAGCACAACGTGGCCACGCGCGGCGTCTGGGTTTGGCAGCGGCTATGGTCATGCGTCTGGCGCTGCTGGCGTCTATTGCCTGGGTCACGCGTCTGACGAATCCGCTTTTTACAATATTCAGTCAGGAAATTTCCGCTCGCGATTTAATTTTGTTACTCGGCGGTCTGTTCCTTATCTGGAAAGCCAGCAAGGAAATCCACGAATCCATTGAAGGCGAAGAAGAAGGGTTGAAAACTCGCGTTTCATCATTCCTCGGCGCTATCGTGCAGATTATGCTGCTGGATATTATTTTCAGCCTCGACTCGGTGATTACCGCAGTGGGCCTGTCAGATCACTTATTCATAATGATGGCAGCAGTGGTGATTGCCGTAGGCGTGATGATGTTCGCCGCGCGCTCGATTGGTGATTTTGTCGAACGACACCCTTCGGTAAAAATGCTGGCGCTCTCTTTCCTGATTCTGGTGGGCTTTACCCTGATTCTGGAAAGTTTCGATATCCACGTACCGAAAGGTTACATCTACTTCGCGATGTTCTTCTCTATTGCGGTTGAAAGCCTCAACCTGATTCGCAACAAAAAGAATCCGCTCTGA
- the ygdR gene encoding lipoprotein YgdR, with product MKKWAVLISAVGLAFAVSGCSSDYVMATKDGRMILTDGKPEIDDDTGLVSYHDQQGNAMQINRDDVSQIIER from the coding sequence ATGAAAAAATGGGCAGTATTAATTTCTGCAGTCGGACTGGCATTTGCCGTTTCCGGCTGTTCCAGTGATTACGTCATGGCGACCAAAGATGGCCGTATGATTTTGACAGATGGAAAACCGGAAATTGATGATGACACCGGGCTGGTGAGTTATCACGATCAGCAAGGTAACGCGATGCAAATAAACCGTGATGATGTTTCGCAAATTATTGAACGTTAA
- a CDS encoding NADP(H)-dependent aldo-keto reductase — protein sequence MQYHRIPHSSLEVSTLGLGTMTFGEQNSEADAHAQLDFAVAQGINLIDVAEMYPVPPRPETQGLTETYVGNWLAKHGNREKLIIASKVSGPSRNNDKGIRPDQALDRKNIREALHDSLKRLQTDYLDLYQVHWPQRPTNCFGKLGYSWTDSAPAVSLLDTLDALAEYQRAGKIRYIGVSNETAFGVMRYLHLADKHDLPRIVTIQNPYSLLNRSFEVGLAEVSQYEGVELLAYSCLGFGTLSGKYLNGAKPAGARNTLFSRFTRYSGEQTQKAVAAYVDIAKRHGLDPAQMALAFVRRQPFVASTLLGATTMEQLKTNVESLHLELSEDVLAEIEAVHQVYTYPAP from the coding sequence ATGCAATATCACCGTATACCCCACAGCTCGCTGGAAGTCAGCACGCTGGGGCTTGGCACGATGACGTTTGGTGAACAGAACAGCGAAGCCGACGCCCACGCACAACTCGACTTTGCCGTTGCTCAGGGCATCAACCTTATCGACGTTGCCGAGATGTACCCGGTACCGCCACGCCCCGAAACTCAGGGGTTAACCGAAACCTATGTCGGTAACTGGCTGGCAAAACATGGCAACCGCGAAAAATTAATTATCGCCTCCAAAGTGAGCGGACCGTCGCGTAATAATGACAAGGGGATCCGACCGGATCAGGCGCTGGACAGGAAGAATATTCGCGAAGCTCTGCATGACAGCCTCAAGCGTCTGCAGACTGATTATCTCGATCTCTATCAAGTGCATTGGCCACAGCGCCCCACCAACTGTTTCGGCAAGCTCGGTTATAGCTGGACAGATTCTGCCCCTGCGGTTTCGCTGCTGGATACGCTGGACGCACTGGCAGAGTACCAACGCGCGGGGAAAATTCGTTATATCGGCGTGTCGAATGAAACCGCATTTGGCGTAATGCGCTATTTACATCTCGCGGATAAACACGACCTGCCGCGTATCGTCACCATTCAAAACCCCTACAGCTTGTTAAATCGCAGCTTTGAAGTGGGCCTTGCTGAAGTCAGCCAGTATGAAGGCGTCGAGTTACTGGCTTATTCGTGTCTTGGTTTTGGCACGTTGAGCGGGAAATATCTCAACGGCGCAAAACCGGCTGGCGCGCGCAATACCCTCTTTAGCCGCTTCACTCGCTACAGCGGTGAGCAAACGCAAAAAGCCGTCGCGGCGTATGTTGATATAGCCAAACGTCATGGTCTGGATCCAGCTCAGATGGCTCTGGCCTTTGTGCGTCGTCAACCGTTTGTTGCCAGCACTCTGTTGGGCGCAACAACGATGGAACAGCTGAAAACTAACGTCGAAAGTTTGCATCTGGAGTTAAGCGAAGACGTGTTGGCAGAAATTGAAGCGGTGCATCAGGTTTATACTTATCCGGCACCGTGA